In Bacteroides coprosuis DSM 18011, the following are encoded in one genomic region:
- a CDS encoding hypothetical protein (KEGG: xac:XAC1869 hypothetical protein~SPTR: Putative uncharacterized protein;~IMG reference gene:2504106608), which yields MTDSEIVNSKLLQDANIIVNNIYDLVNTKEAYPEAIHVLIGLIEEINDFNIKQGIVRALTVKEAKGKANYTLLKEYNKYNKSFSPQIESYCWAIGNAFTVIIQNNDFEDILEIIQDKQNGISRQMFIMALAKLPKRKMEAEDSLIDLLDDEAVILQTLYTLSRYKAQKAIPKIEMLLKNSNPFIQKVAQKSLAKFK from the coding sequence ATGACAGATTCAGAAATTGTGAATAGCAAATTGTTGCAAGATGCTAATATTATTGTAAATAATATATATGATTTAGTAAATACAAAAGAAGCATATCCCGAAGCTATACATGTGTTAATTGGATTGATAGAAGAGATTAACGATTTCAACATAAAACAAGGAATTGTTAGAGCTTTAACAGTAAAAGAAGCAAAAGGCAAAGCAAATTATACTCTTCTAAAAGAATATAATAAATACAATAAATCTTTTAGCCCTCAGATAGAAAGTTATTGTTGGGCTATAGGGAATGCTTTTACAGTTATAATTCAGAATAATGATTTTGAAGATATATTGGAAATTATTCAAGATAAACAGAATGGAATTAGTCGACAAATGTTTATAATGGCTTTAGCAAAATTGCCAAAACGAAAGATGGAGGCTGAAGACTCTCTTATTGACTTACTCGACGATGAAGCTGTCATATTGCAAACATTGTACACTTTGAGTAGGTATAAAGCACAAAAAGCAATACCTAAGATTGAAATGTTATTGAAAAATAGCAATCCTTTTATTCAGAAGGTTGCACAAAAAAGTTTAGCCAAATTTAAATAA
- a CDS encoding Peptidase S24/S26A/S26B, conserved region (COGs: COG1974 SOS-response transcriptional repressors (RecA-mediated autopeptidase)~InterPro IPR019759~KEGG: bfr:BF1863 SOS-response transcriptional repressor UmuD-like protein~PFAM: Peptidase S24/S26A/S26B, conserved region~SPTR: Putative UV repair protein;~IMG reference gene:2504106609~PFAM: Peptidase S24-like), producing MNKTNLKIHPSVQSLKLSLPYADGGIKAGFPSPAQDYMESAIDLNKELIKHPASTFYGRVKGDSMIDANVHDGDILVIDKSLEPQNGDMAVCFIDGEFTIKYIRLEKDVIWLEPANENYEPIKVTIENDFLIWGIVTYCIQNKRRR from the coding sequence ATGAATAAAACAAACCTCAAAATACATCCATCCGTCCAAAGCCTAAAACTCTCTTTGCCCTATGCTGATGGAGGAATCAAGGCTGGGTTTCCTAGTCCAGCGCAGGACTATATGGAAAGTGCTATCGACTTGAATAAGGAGTTGATAAAGCATCCTGCATCCACTTTCTATGGACGCGTAAAAGGTGATAGCATGATAGATGCCAATGTACACGATGGTGATATCCTTGTGATTGACAAATCGCTAGAGCCTCAAAATGGAGATATGGCTGTTTGCTTTATTGATGGTGAGTTCACTATCAAATACATCAGACTAGAAAAGGATGTAATTTGGCTAGAACCAGCCAACGAGAATTATGAGCCAATAAAAGTAACAATCGAAAATGATTTCTTAATTTGGGGAATTGTAACATATTGTATTCAAAATAAGAGGAGGAGATGA
- a CDS encoding dTDP-4-dehydrorhamnose reductase (COGs: COG1091 dTDP-4-dehydrorhamnose reductase~InterPro IPR005913~KEGG: bfs:BF1296 putative dTDP-dehydrorhamnose reductase~PFAM: dTDP-4-dehydrorhamnose reductase~PRIAM: dTDP-4-dehydrorhamnose reductase~SPTR: Putative dTDP-dehydrorhamnose reductase;~TIGRFAM: dTDP-4-dehydrorhamnose reductase~IMG reference gene:2504106619~PFAM: RmlD substrate binding domain~TIGRFAM: dTDP-4-dehydrorhamnose reductase) encodes MNILITGANGQLGSEFRELSPLYSSYNFFFAGCDSLNICEVEAVREYISAHNIDFIINCAAYTAVNAAEENPVDCDKVNHTAVSNLAKVADEYDAGLIHFSTDYVFDGSKNTPYTEEDPTSARAIYGITKLASERVTLAKCNKAMVIRTSWVYSFYGHNFVKTVLKQLQLRGSMGVVYDQIGTPTYAKDLAKFVLNVLSTDFIPGLYHYSNEGVCSWFDFAKMVQRFAGLKGEIYPIHSDQYPAKAPRPAYSVLDKTKVKDTYNIKIPYWVDSLEECIQRIQNDTNK; translated from the coding sequence ATGAATATTCTGATTACTGGTGCTAATGGACAGTTGGGGTCTGAGTTTAGAGAACTATCGCCTCTTTACTCCAGCTATAATTTCTTCTTTGCTGGTTGTGATTCTCTGAATATCTGTGAAGTAGAGGCTGTACGTGAGTATATATCCGCCCATAATATTGATTTTATTATAAACTGTGCGGCATATACTGCTGTTAATGCAGCAGAAGAGAATCCAGTAGATTGTGATAAGGTAAATCATACAGCAGTATCCAATTTGGCTAAAGTAGCAGATGAGTATGATGCTGGCTTGATTCATTTTTCAACTGATTATGTATTTGATGGTTCTAAGAATACTCCTTATACAGAAGAAGATCCTACTTCAGCGCGGGCTATTTATGGTATAACAAAGCTAGCTAGTGAACGTGTGACTTTAGCTAAATGTAATAAGGCTATGGTTATAAGGACCTCTTGGGTATATTCTTTTTATGGACATAACTTTGTGAAGACTGTATTGAAGCAACTTCAGCTTAGAGGATCTATGGGAGTTGTTTATGATCAGATAGGGACTCCTACTTATGCCAAAGATTTAGCAAAGTTTGTACTTAATGTGTTGAGTACTGATTTTATACCAGGGTTATACCATTATAGTAACGAAGGTGTTTGTTCTTGGTTTGATTTTGCTAAAATGGTACAACGATTTGCTGGTCTAAAAGGGGAAATTTACCCTATTCACTCTGATCAGTATCCTGCAAAAGCTCCTAGACCTGCATATTCTGTACTAGATAAAACAAAGGTAAAAGACACCTATAACATAAAGATTCCTTACTGGGTAGATAGCCTAGAGGAGTGCATTCAGAGAATTCAAAACGATACTAATAAATAG
- a CDS encoding fusion protein (KEGG: bvu:BVU_2152 fusion protein~SPTR: Conserved hypothetical fusion protein;~IMG reference gene:2504106614): MAKQYLLFAKKEIDTNKQSVSVNQVVQMEGYNYPKYVVYKVEKTDWGINYHLIDINTHVFNSSTHIRPLSEKFGIGIYYDDKAPQYMTENEVAELLAKALVKQKMEQYKAEEEKIEREKVRAVGREWLKESIPQDAKAIIVARLKQDDLDSQTDYFASSVQRTIILGFSKHKRDLFSEMRKYANNFEGTAYLAEYNEDYEHREKYSMGNGYYLGKSSYSGWIIEKSIIYDRDNTIENFAYVAGNHENIYLKLDACKEVAPQTELFDNGEFEIVDYSQKAIALFGDTKPIKELLMAMGGKFNPRLTHNNEKKAGWIFQQSKREELETIINLKSE; the protein is encoded by the coding sequence ATGGCAAAGCAATATTTACTATTCGCAAAGAAGGAAATTGATACTAACAAGCAATCTGTATCAGTGAATCAAGTAGTACAAATGGAGGGTTACAACTATCCTAAGTATGTGGTGTACAAGGTTGAGAAAACCGATTGGGGAATTAATTATCATTTGATTGATATTAATACTCATGTGTTTAACTCTAGTACTCACATTCGTCCATTGAGTGAAAAATTTGGAATCGGCATCTATTATGATGATAAAGCCCCTCAGTATATGACAGAAAATGAGGTAGCCGAACTTTTGGCAAAAGCACTCGTAAAACAGAAGATGGAACAATACAAGGCAGAAGAAGAGAAAATCGAACGAGAAAAAGTGCGTGCAGTTGGCAGAGAATGGCTCAAAGAAAGTATTCCACAAGATGCTAAAGCTATCATTGTAGCACGTTTGAAACAAGATGATTTAGACAGCCAAACTGACTACTTTGCATCATCTGTTCAACGAACTATTATTCTAGGTTTCTCCAAACACAAACGAGATTTGTTTTCTGAAATGAGAAAGTATGCTAACAACTTTGAGGGAACAGCCTATCTAGCTGAGTATAACGAGGACTATGAGCATAGAGAAAAATACTCAATGGGCAATGGTTATTACTTGGGCAAGAGTAGTTATAGTGGTTGGATTATCGAAAAGTCAATAATCTATGATAGAGATAATACGATTGAAAACTTTGCCTATGTCGCTGGAAATCATGAGAACATCTATTTAAAGCTAGATGCTTGTAAAGAGGTAGCACCACAGACAGAACTCTTCGATAATGGCGAATTTGAAATAGTGGACTATTCGCAAAAGGCAATCGCACTTTTTGGTGATACCAAGCCCATCAAGGAGCTACTGATGGCAATGGGTGGCAAATTCAATCCACGATTGACACACAACAACGAAAAAAAAGCAGGTTGGATATTTCAACAATCCAAGCGAGAAGAACTAGAAACAATCATCAATTTAAAATCTGAATAA
- a CDS encoding hypothetical protein (KEGG: bfs:BF1295 hypothetical protein~SPTR: Putative uncharacterized protein;~IMG reference gene:2504106618), whose translation MFKIAKKLKQKNIAEYLIYMWQIEDMIRAYSLDIDLIEKELINPSVVSLEEQEEEKQWYKELVEMMYSEGVKEKGHLQINQNTIIILTDLHNELISCTKYPFYNTSYYKALPFIVELRAINKDEKKSDIEICFDALYGVMLLRLQKKEITPDTEKAVNAISGFIATLAHYFEKDKAGELKFD comes from the coding sequence ATGTTTAAAATAGCAAAGAAACTTAAGCAGAAGAATATTGCTGAATATCTGATATACATGTGGCAAATTGAGGATATGATTCGTGCCTATAGTTTAGATATAGATCTGATAGAAAAAGAACTCATTAATCCTTCTGTGGTATCTTTAGAAGAGCAGGAAGAGGAAAAACAATGGTATAAAGAGTTAGTAGAAATGATGTATTCTGAGGGTGTCAAGGAGAAAGGACATCTACAAATCAATCAAAATACAATTATTATTTTAACAGATTTGCACAACGAGTTAATATCTTGTACTAAGTATCCTTTCTACAATACTTCTTATTATAAAGCGTTGCCTTTCATAGTTGAATTGCGTGCAATCAATAAAGATGAAAAGAAGTCGGACATTGAAATATGTTTTGATGCCTTGTATGGAGTAATGTTGCTTCGACTTCAAAAGAAAGAGATTACTCCTGATACGGAGAAGGCTGTGAATGCTATATCTGGCTTCATCGCAACTTTAGCTCACTATTTTGAAAAAGATAAAGCAGGTGAATTAAAATTTGATTAA
- a CDS encoding small GTP-binding protein (COGs: COG0480 Translation elongation factors (GTPase)~InterPro IPR005517:IPR005225:IPR000795:IPR000640~KEGG: bfr:BF0141 tetracycline resistance protein~PFAM: Protein synthesis factor, GTP-binding; Translation elongation factor EFG/EF2, domain IV; Translation elongation factor EFG/EF2, C-terminal~SMART: Translation elongation factor EFG/EF2, domain IV; Translation elongation factor EFG/EF2, C-terminal~SPTR: Ribosomal protection tetracycline resistance protein;~TIGRFAM: Small GTP-binding protein~IMG reference gene:2504106612~PFAM: Elongation factor G C-terminus; Elongation factor Tu GTP binding domain; Elongation factor G, domain IV~TIGRFAM: small GTP-binding protein domain) yields MRTINIGILAHIDAGKTSITENLLFASGATIVRGSVDKGNTTTDSMDIEKRRGITVRASTTSIQWNDTKINIIDTPGHMDFLAEVERTFRMLDGAILVVSAKEGIQAQTRLLFNVLQQLEIPTILFVNKIDREGVNLNQLYLEIQNSLSKDIIFMQSVEGKELTSSCTIHYISEKNRETILEKDDLLLEKYLSDTQLSNLDYWNSMVRLVQAAKLHPIYHGSAMYGIGIEDLLNSITTFIETSLPQENALSAYVYKIEHNKKEQKRAYLKIIGGTLKSRKLYSLNGSDENLKIRGLKTFYSGDEIDVDEVFTNDIAIADHADNLMVGDYLGIMPNLFDKLNIPSPALKSSIHPAKVENRSKLISAMNVLSVEDPSLAFSINADNNELEVSLYGATQREVILTLLEERFSVDAYFEEVKTIYKERLKTKSEYTIHIEVPPNPYWASIGLIIEPLPIGAGLVMESEISLGYLNRSFQNAVFDGVKKACESGLYGWEVTDLKVTFSHGIYYSPVSTPADFRSLAPYVFRLALQQADVELLEPILDFKLQIPLAVNARAITDINKMQGEISTITSDGDWTTILGNIPLDTSKEYSAEVSSYTQGLGVFVTRFSGYRPTNKKVSRSVELNEKDKLMYMFEKESIK; encoded by the coding sequence ATGAGAACTATAAATATAGGTATTCTTGCACATATTGATGCAGGAAAGACCTCCATTACAGAGAACTTGCTATTTGCGAGTGGAGCAACCATAGTACGTGGAAGTGTGGACAAAGGAAACACTACAACCGATTCGATGGATATCGAAAAACGAAGAGGTATCACAGTTAGAGCGTCTACAACATCTATTCAATGGAATGATACAAAGATTAATATCATCGACACTCCTGGACACATGGACTTTCTGGCAGAGGTAGAACGCACTTTTAGGATGCTAGATGGTGCTATACTTGTGGTGTCTGCCAAAGAGGGCATTCAAGCTCAAACAAGGTTGTTGTTCAATGTCCTGCAACAACTAGAAATACCTACAATTCTATTCGTCAACAAAATAGACAGAGAGGGAGTCAATCTAAATCAGCTTTATTTAGAGATACAAAATAGCCTTTCTAAAGATATTATCTTTATGCAATCCGTTGAAGGCAAGGAATTAACATCTAGCTGTACAATACACTACATATCAGAAAAGAACAGAGAAACAATTTTAGAGAAAGATGATCTCTTGCTTGAAAAATACTTGAGTGATACACAGCTTTCTAATTTAGATTATTGGAATTCAATGGTTCGTCTTGTTCAAGCTGCTAAATTACATCCTATCTATCATGGTTCAGCAATGTATGGCATTGGTATTGAAGATTTGCTAAACTCAATCACTACTTTTATCGAAACATCTCTACCTCAAGAGAACGCTTTGTCTGCCTATGTTTATAAAATTGAGCATAATAAGAAGGAACAGAAACGAGCCTATCTAAAGATTATAGGTGGAACCCTTAAATCTCGAAAATTATATAGCCTCAATGGCTCAGATGAGAATCTGAAGATAAGAGGTTTAAAGACCTTTTACTCAGGAGACGAAATAGATGTAGACGAAGTTTTTACAAATGATATTGCAATTGCAGATCATGCTGATAACTTAATGGTAGGAGATTATCTAGGAATAATGCCAAACTTATTCGACAAATTGAATATTCCTAGTCCTGCTCTCAAATCGTCTATACATCCTGCAAAAGTAGAGAATAGGAGTAAATTGATTTCTGCTATGAATGTATTATCAGTAGAAGATCCATCTTTGGCCTTTAGCATTAATGCTGATAATAATGAATTGGAGGTTTCGCTTTATGGAGCAACTCAACGGGAGGTGATTTTGACTTTATTGGAAGAGAGATTTTCGGTAGATGCTTACTTTGAAGAGGTGAAAACTATCTATAAAGAACGTCTTAAAACAAAATCGGAATACACCATTCATATCGAAGTGCCACCTAATCCGTATTGGGCATCTATTGGCTTGATTATAGAGCCTTTGCCAATTGGGGCGGGACTTGTAATGGAGAGTGAAATATCATTGGGATATTTGAATCGATCCTTTCAGAATGCAGTATTCGATGGAGTCAAGAAAGCCTGTGAATCGGGTTTGTACGGTTGGGAAGTAACTGACCTTAAAGTCACTTTTTCTCACGGAATCTATTATAGCCCAGTGAGTACACCTGCCGACTTTAGAAGTTTAGCACCTTATGTTTTTCGATTAGCTTTGCAACAAGCTGATGTTGAGTTATTGGAGCCAATCTTAGATTTTAAATTGCAAATTCCACTAGCTGTGAATGCTAGAGCTATTACAGACATCAACAAGATGCAAGGCGAAATATCTACTATTACTTCAGATGGTGATTGGACTACTATTTTGGGTAATATTCCTTTAGATACTAGTAAAGAATACTCAGCAGAGGTCAGTTCCTACACACAAGGCTTGGGCGTTTTTGTTACTCGATTTTCGGGTTATCGACCTACCAACAAAAAGGTAAGCAGAAGTGTAGAACTGAATGAAAAAGATAAGCTGATGTATATGTTTGAGAAGGAAAGTATCAAATAA
- a CDS encoding Lysine exporter protein (LYSE/YGGA) (COGs: COG1280 Putative threonine efflux protein~InterPro IPR001123~KEGG: bth:BT_1732 hypothetical protein~PFAM: Lysine exporter protein (LYSE/YGGA)~SPTR: Putative uncharacterized protein ycgF;~IMG reference gene:2504106617~PFAM: LysE type translocator) produces MGNLDSLASIILQGLIIGVVVSAPMGPVGVLCIQRTLNKGRWYGFVTGLGAAVSDIIYAVLTGFGMSVIVDLIDKNIFYLQLFGSILLLGFGVYTFMSNPARSLRPANKNKDSYIRNFITALLVTLSNPLIIFLFITLFARFSFVKPAMNLTQISIGYAFIAIGALIWWFGLTYFVHRVSSHFNPRGIWVMNRIIGTIVCIVAIAGVVLTLAGSSLY; encoded by the coding sequence ATGGGAAATTTGGATAGTCTAGCTAGTATTATTCTTCAGGGACTAATAATTGGAGTGGTTGTTTCTGCACCTATGGGTCCTGTAGGAGTATTATGTATCCAGCGTACTTTAAACAAAGGGCGTTGGTATGGCTTTGTTACTGGCTTAGGTGCAGCTGTGAGTGATATTATTTATGCTGTACTCACAGGTTTTGGAATGAGTGTTATTGTTGATTTAATAGATAAGAATATTTTTTATCTTCAGCTATTTGGTAGTATACTTCTACTTGGATTTGGTGTTTATACCTTTATGTCAAATCCTGCTCGTTCATTGAGACCAGCCAATAAAAATAAGGACTCTTATATCCGAAATTTTATAACAGCATTATTAGTAACGTTATCCAATCCCCTTATTATATTCCTATTCATCACACTATTTGCCCGATTTTCTTTTGTAAAACCAGCAATGAATCTTACTCAGATAAGCATTGGTTATGCCTTTATAGCGATAGGAGCTCTTATTTGGTGGTTTGGATTGACTTATTTTGTTCATCGAGTAAGTAGTCATTTTAACCCTCGTGGAATTTGGGTTATGAATAGAATTATTGGTACTATAGTCTGTATTGTAGCTATTGCTGGAGTCGTACTTACTTTAGCAGGAAGTTCTTTATATTAA
- a CDS encoding hypothetical protein (KEGG: pgn:PGN_1293 hypothetical protein~SPTR: Putative uncharacterized protein;~IMG reference gene:2504106615), which yields MKATNHFTRTILTYLELRAESDTLFAESFAKENKNIDDCITYIFNEVQKSGCMGFADDEIYSIAVHYYDYPNLYKNLTSCTNQLIIIANNIKR from the coding sequence ATGAAAGCAACTAACCATTTTACAAGAACAATTCTAACCTATTTGGAATTGAGAGCAGAGTCTGACACTCTTTTCGCTGAATCATTCGCCAAAGAAAACAAGAATATTGATGACTGTATAACCTACATTTTTAATGAGGTACAAAAGTCTGGTTGCATGGGTTTTGCAGATGATGAAATTTACTCAATAGCTGTACATTACTATGATTATCCTAACCTTTATAAAAACCTTACCTCTTGTACTAATCAGCTAATAATCATTGCTAATAACATCAAAAGGTAA
- a CDS encoding DNA-directed DNA polymerase (COGs: COG0389 Nucleotidyltransferase/DNA polymerase involved in DNA repair~InterPro IPR001126~KEGG: bfr:BF1862 SOS mutagenesis and repair protein UmuC-like protein~PFAM: DNA-repair protein, UmuC-like~PRIAM: DNA-directed DNA polymerase~SPTR: Nucleotidyltransferase/DNA polymerase;~IMG reference gene:2504106607~PFAM: impB/mucB/samB family C-terminal; impB/mucB/samB family), with product MIGLIDCNNFFASCERVFNPNLDGKPIVVLSNNDGAIIARSEEAKRLAVKMGAPFYQIKDLIRQHNINVFSSNYTLYGDLSRRVMSILADQVPEIDVYSIDEAFLDLAGIDNLSDFGQKLVKTTSRSSGIPVSLGVAPTRTLAKLANSFAKRYPAYNKVCIMDSDEKRIKALQKTPVGYIWGIGRQTTKTLEYYGIKTAYDLTQKSRSWVRSKMTVVGERTWLELHGEPCITSDSVVEKQQICTSRSFGEMVTDFDSLRESVANFASACAVKLRKQNSLAQGMIVFAYTNRHREDLQQYFPSKAIQFSFPTADTMEIIKHASSALKEIYREGYEYKKAGVILTHIISETNYMHDLFDPRDREKQKCISQMIDSINQKNGTNCIKLAAQGVGKADWNLRRDFLSKCPSTNMRDIIEVRG from the coding sequence ATGATAGGACTCATCGACTGCAATAATTTCTTCGCATCCTGCGAGCGAGTTTTCAATCCAAATTTGGATGGAAAACCTATTGTTGTGCTTTCGAATAATGATGGAGCAATAATTGCAAGAAGTGAAGAGGCTAAGAGGTTAGCTGTGAAAATGGGTGCCCCATTTTACCAAATTAAAGATTTAATAAGGCAACATAATATCAATGTATTCTCTTCAAATTATACACTTTATGGAGATTTATCGAGGCGAGTGATGTCCATTTTGGCAGACCAAGTTCCCGAAATTGATGTATATTCTATTGATGAAGCATTTTTGGACTTAGCTGGTATAGATAATCTGTCTGATTTCGGACAGAAATTGGTAAAAACGACTTCTAGAAGTTCGGGCATACCTGTTTCATTAGGTGTTGCTCCAACACGCACTTTAGCCAAATTGGCTAATAGCTTCGCCAAACGATATCCAGCCTACAACAAAGTTTGTATAATGGATTCTGATGAAAAGAGAATAAAAGCTTTACAGAAAACTCCAGTAGGATATATTTGGGGCATAGGGAGGCAAACAACCAAGACTTTAGAATATTATGGAATCAAAACGGCTTACGATTTAACACAAAAATCTCGTTCGTGGGTGCGTAGCAAAATGACTGTTGTAGGAGAGCGTACTTGGCTGGAACTTCATGGAGAACCTTGTATCACCTCTGATTCGGTAGTGGAAAAACAACAGATTTGTACTTCTCGTAGCTTTGGCGAAATGGTTACAGACTTTGACTCTTTACGTGAGTCGGTAGCAAACTTTGCATCTGCTTGTGCTGTCAAGCTTAGAAAACAAAATTCATTAGCACAGGGCATGATTGTTTTTGCTTATACCAATCGCCATAGAGAAGATTTGCAACAATATTTTCCATCCAAAGCGATACAGTTTTCTTTTCCTACTGCTGATACAATGGAAATTATCAAGCACGCTAGTTCTGCTTTGAAAGAGATTTACAGAGAGGGTTATGAGTACAAAAAAGCTGGAGTTATACTTACACACATCATCAGCGAAACGAATTATATGCACGATCTTTTTGATCCACGAGATAGGGAAAAGCAAAAATGTATTTCGCAAATGATAGATTCCATTAATCAGAAGAATGGTACAAATTGCATTAAACTTGCTGCTCAAGGTGTTGGCAAGGCAGATTGGAATTTGCGAAGAGATTTTTTGTCGAAGTGTCCTAGTACGAATATGAGGGATATAATAGAGGTGAGAGGATGA
- a CDS encoding hypothetical protein (COGs: COG4430 conserved hypothetical protein~KEGG: chu:CHU_1729 hypothetical protein~SPTR: Putative uncharacterized protein;~IMG reference gene:2504106610) — protein MNNLELETYTPTSQEDWRKWLEENHQSKQSIWLIYYTKKSDNPSLTWREAVDEALCFSWIDSTQKKIDEFSFMQFFSKRKPKSIWSKINKDKVQELIDHNKMTKAGFESVEVTKKNGSWTILDEVEELIIPKDLKNAFLEYEGSKDYFLSQSKSVKKMILSSIVLAKRPETRQKRIDEIAKSAGQNMKPKHMR, from the coding sequence ATGAACAATCTTGAACTAGAAACATATACTCCTACAAGCCAAGAAGATTGGCGAAAGTGGTTAGAAGAAAACCATCAGTCTAAACAATCTATTTGGCTCATTTATTATACAAAAAAATCAGATAATCCTTCACTAACTTGGCGTGAGGCTGTTGATGAAGCACTATGTTTTAGTTGGATTGATAGTACACAGAAGAAGATTGACGAATTTTCGTTTATGCAATTCTTTAGCAAACGAAAGCCGAAAAGCATTTGGTCAAAAATAAACAAAGACAAGGTACAAGAACTGATTGACCACAACAAAATGACAAAAGCGGGTTTTGAAAGTGTTGAAGTGACAAAGAAGAATGGCTCTTGGACAATTTTGGACGAAGTAGAAGAACTGATAATTCCCAAAGATTTGAAAAATGCTTTCCTAGAGTATGAAGGCTCTAAAGATTATTTTCTAAGTCAAAGCAAATCAGTAAAGAAAATGATATTAAGCTCGATTGTCCTTGCTAAAAGACCAGAAACCAGACAAAAACGTATTGATGAAATAGCAAAAAGTGCAGGGCAGAACATGAAACCAAAACACATGCGATAG